A DNA window from Candidatus Bathyarchaeia archaeon contains the following coding sequences:
- a CDS encoding glycosyltransferase family 4 protein: MLRFENHPLRNWPLLLHRKLYYSFIAHLERLLYAKRKKTLIPISQKTAMALKTFYGRTDRFTVVYLGIDHGIFNPARRIWLRDEVRRAYHLSPGQFVLLLIGNDWRNKGLHSLLEALALLRELPLQLLVVGQDVQSTYLRCVEENQCVAQVHFLPSRRDVEFYYAAADAYCGPSLEDAFGQPPAEAMACGLPVITSVTNGTSEIIEDGVDGLLLRNPTDSKELASLIRKLYENPRLREEMGAKAAEKMLHFTWEKSGREMTNLLLQALEAKKSRHASALRQEA, from the coding sequence ATGCTGCGCTTTGAAAATCATCCCCTTCGCAATTGGCCATTGTTGCTCCACCGCAAGTTGTACTATTCGTTTATCGCTCATCTTGAGCGCCTCCTCTACGCTAAACGGAAGAAGACCCTGATTCCTATTTCTCAGAAAACGGCGATGGCTCTAAAGACATTCTACGGGCGCACAGACCGTTTTACGGTGGTTTACCTAGGTATTGATCATGGAATCTTCAATCCTGCTAGACGAATTTGGCTGCGCGATGAGGTGCGCCGCGCATATCATCTATCTCCGGGACAATTTGTACTACTTCTTATTGGCAATGATTGGCGAAATAAGGGCCTTCATTCCTTATTGGAGGCACTAGCACTCCTTCGGGAATTGCCGCTCCAACTACTCGTAGTTGGACAAGACGTCCAATCGACCTACCTTAGGTGCGTTGAGGAGAATCAGTGCGTGGCTCAAGTTCACTTTTTGCCATCGCGGAGGGACGTCGAATTTTATTATGCTGCCGCAGACGCATACTGCGGTCCTTCGCTTGAGGATGCGTTTGGTCAGCCACCCGCAGAAGCAATGGCTTGCGGCCTCCCTGTGATCACCTCCGTCACGAACGGTACTTCAGAAATTATTGAGGATGGAGTTGATGGACTCCTGCTTCGTAATCCTACCGATTCGAAGGAACTTGCATCATTGATCCGGAAATTGTACGAGAATCCGCGCTTGCGCGAAGAAATGGGTGCCAAAGCGGCCGAGAAAATGCTTCACTTCACCTGGGAAAAGAGCGGCCGTGAAATGACGAACCTTCTTCTGCAAGCATTGGAAGCGAAAAAGTCCCGTCATGCATCGGCCCTGCGCCAGGAAGCCTGA